A region of Paraburkholderia sp. BL23I1N1 DNA encodes the following proteins:
- the ltrA gene encoding group II intron reverse transcriptase/maturase, with protein MSEIPVHPRPRRLSDWINPMEARKVHSLIDKVYQRKNLEVAWERVRANRGSGGVDGISVADFAEQADQHLDRLQAELRARTYQPQPVRRVSIPKVGKPGEFRNLGIPSIYDRVCQQALLNRLEPIFEPVFDEANFGYRRGRSTHDALRKIWREIEGGREWIVDADLKDFFGSVDHDKLLSLIAQRIADGRVLSLIKAMLKAGSFGKGRLFPSERGTPQGGVASPLLSNILVTPFDREMRLKGYQLTRYADDWVITCSSQAEARAAIAAATKILSALGVQLHPQKTRIVHVRFGFEFLGYKIKRGRQLSLPTAKIRSGARSGALYAYPREKSVQRFMDQVRRLTKRCVPLRTRELIGRLNPILRGWGHYYKRSHVRRIFNRLNRWIVRRIWSHRFKRWRNMGWKVLPEARLYGEFGLVNLVQLIPSIASQHAASS; from the coding sequence ATGAGCGAAATACCCGTACATCCGCGCCCGAGGAGACTGTCTGACTGGATCAACCCGATGGAAGCAAGGAAGGTCCACTCATTAATTGACAAGGTTTATCAACGGAAGAATCTGGAAGTCGCCTGGGAGCGAGTCCGGGCCAACCGGGGTAGTGGCGGTGTCGATGGAATCAGCGTGGCAGACTTTGCCGAACAGGCGGACCAGCATCTGGACCGTCTGCAGGCAGAACTGCGTGCGCGGACCTATCAGCCGCAACCGGTCCGGCGGGTCTCGATCCCGAAAGTCGGCAAACCGGGGGAGTTCCGCAATCTCGGCATACCGTCGATTTACGATCGCGTATGTCAGCAGGCGCTGCTCAACCGTCTGGAGCCGATCTTCGAGCCGGTATTCGACGAGGCCAACTTCGGGTATCGGCGAGGGCGATCGACACACGACGCTTTGCGCAAGATCTGGAGGGAGATCGAGGGCGGCAGGGAATGGATTGTTGATGCTGATCTGAAGGACTTCTTTGGATCAGTTGACCATGACAAACTTCTGTCGCTCATTGCCCAGCGCATCGCTGACGGTCGGGTACTAAGCCTGATCAAGGCGATGCTTAAAGCCGGTAGTTTCGGCAAGGGTCGTCTCTTTCCGAGCGAGCGTGGAACGCCGCAAGGTGGGGTAGCTTCACCGCTGCTCAGCAATATCCTCGTGACGCCGTTTGATCGGGAGATGCGGCTTAAGGGCTACCAGCTTACCCGTTACGCGGATGACTGGGTGATCACCTGTTCATCCCAGGCAGAAGCGCGCGCAGCCATCGCGGCGGCGACGAAGATTCTGAGCGCACTGGGTGTGCAACTCCATCCGCAGAAGACGCGGATCGTGCATGTCCGGTTTGGATTCGAGTTTCTCGGCTACAAGATCAAGCGTGGGCGGCAGTTATCGCTGCCCACGGCCAAAATCCGCAGTGGCGCCCGATCGGGTGCGCTGTACGCGTACCCCCGGGAGAAATCGGTCCAGCGTTTCATGGATCAGGTGCGTCGTCTTACAAAGAGATGTGTGCCGCTTCGAACGCGGGAGCTGATTGGACGGCTCAATCCCATCCTGCGGGGCTGGGGGCACTACTACAAGCGCTCCCACGTCCGGCGAATCTTCAACCGGCTCAACCGATGGATCGTGCGGCGTATCTGGTCGCATCGATTCAAGCGCTGGCGCAATATGGGCTGGAAGGTCTTGCCCGAGGCGCGGCTCTATGGCGAGTTCGGGTTGGTCAACCTTGTGCAACTGATACCTTCAATTGCGTCCCAGCATGCTGCATCTTCGTGA
- the ltrA gene encoding group II intron reverse transcriptase/maturase, giving the protein MGAQQKTHRVLDSGGRGEAPMAADRGAEPMAANPESESPSAYDRLMEEVCERGNLKQALKRVKANKGAPGVDGMTVQALPAYLREHWPSIRATLLNGTYQPQPVRRVEIPKPDGGDVRKLGIPSALDRFVQQAVLQVLQRQWDPTFSDSSYGFRPGRSAHQAVAQAQSYIQSGYRWVVDLDLEKFFDRVSHDILMSRVAKRVSDRRVLKLIRSFLTAGVMEHGLVGATDEGTPQGGPLSPLLSNLMLDDLDRELERRGLRFVRYADDCNVYVRSERAGQRVMAGLKAFLTGKLKLKVNEAKSAVARPHTRTFLGFTFSGREQIKRRIAPKALARFKDRVRELTQRTRGVSVDQMIGALKRYLAGWRGYFGFCETPSVLQRLDEWIRRRIRCFFWKQWKRGRTRFRELTVRGVSRNLAAQTVGSPHDAWRLSCSPALGIALSNRYLRSLGLPSLRP; this is encoded by the coding sequence ATGGGAGCGCAGCAGAAAACGCATCGCGTCCTCGACAGCGGAGGCAGGGGTGAAGCTCCGATGGCTGCTGATCGAGGGGCTGAACCTATGGCGGCGAACCCCGAGTCTGAAAGCCCGTCGGCATATGACCGACTGATGGAAGAAGTCTGCGAAAGGGGGAACCTGAAGCAGGCGTTGAAGCGTGTGAAAGCTAACAAGGGCGCACCGGGCGTGGACGGGATGACCGTTCAGGCATTACCGGCGTACCTGCGGGAGCATTGGCCGTCGATACGGGCCACGCTGCTGAACGGCACATACCAGCCTCAACCTGTGAGACGGGTCGAGATACCCAAGCCGGATGGCGGTGACGTGCGCAAGCTCGGCATCCCTTCTGCGCTTGACCGATTCGTCCAGCAGGCGGTCTTGCAGGTGTTGCAAAGGCAGTGGGACCCGACGTTCTCGGACTCCAGCTACGGTTTCCGTCCGGGACGCTCGGCGCATCAGGCAGTGGCGCAGGCGCAAAGCTACATCCAGTCGGGGTATCGATGGGTTGTAGATTTGGATCTGGAGAAATTCTTCGATCGCGTGAGCCACGACATCTTGATGAGTCGGGTGGCAAAACGGGTTAGTGACAGACGCGTTCTGAAGCTGATTCGCTCCTTCCTGACGGCGGGCGTGATGGAGCACGGGCTGGTTGGTGCGACGGACGAGGGCACCCCCCAGGGTGGTCCCCTGTCGCCGTTGTTATCCAATCTGATGCTCGACGATCTTGACCGGGAGCTTGAGCGACGCGGGCTGCGTTTCGTGAGGTACGCCGACGATTGTAACGTCTATGTACGCAGCGAACGCGCGGGCCAGCGGGTGATGGCGGGGCTGAAAGCCTTCCTCACCGGCAAGCTGAAGCTGAAGGTCAATGAAGCGAAGAGCGCCGTCGCACGGCCACACACGCGGACGTTTCTGGGCTTCACCTTCTCGGGGCGGGAGCAGATCAAACGGCGCATTGCGCCCAAGGCACTGGCTCGCTTCAAGGATCGGGTCCGGGAACTGACTCAACGCACGCGCGGGGTCAGCGTCGACCAGATGATCGGCGCGCTGAAACGTTATCTGGCAGGGTGGCGGGGCTACTTCGGTTTCTGCGAAACGCCCAGCGTTCTGCAACGCCTGGATGAATGGATACGCCGCCGCATCCGCTGCTTCTTCTGGAAGCAGTGGAAACGGGGCCGCACAAGATTCCGGGAGCTGACAGTACGCGGCGTCAGCCGAAACCTTGCTGCCCAGACGGTCGGTTCGCCACACGATGCGTGGCGGCTGAGTTGCAGTCCCGCGCTGGGCATCGCCTTGTCAAACCGTTACCTTCGCTCGCTGGGGCTTCCATCACTAAGGCCATAG
- a CDS encoding HU family DNA-binding protein: MNKTELIDHIAQQADISKAAAGRALDAVIGGVKGTLKKGGSVTLVGFGTFAVGKRTARTGRNPRTGAAIKIKAAKVPKFRPGKALKDALN, from the coding sequence ATGAATAAAACGGAATTGATCGATCACATTGCACAGCAAGCCGATATTTCGAAGGCCGCGGCAGGCCGTGCACTGGATGCGGTGATCGGCGGGGTCAAAGGTACGTTGAAGAAAGGCGGTTCGGTGACTTTGGTCGGTTTCGGCACGTTTGCCGTGGGCAAGCGCACCGCGCGCACGGGACGCAATCCGCGCACCGGCGCGGCCATCAAGATCAAGGCAGCGAAGGTCCCTAAATTTAGGCCTGGCAAAGCTCTGAAGGATGCGCTAAACTAA
- a CDS encoding ABC transporter ATP-binding protein — protein sequence MLNKTDPVIEVRGLCKKVKDATGELTILEDIDLAIDAGSSVAIVGASGSGKSTLLGLLAGLDSASSGSVRLLGRELTELNEDERAALRSGSVGFVFQSFQLMPHLTALENVTLPLELQGGIGTREAAARARGLLEQVGLAKRTGHYPKLLSGGEQQRVALARAFVTHPAILFADEPTGSLDAATGHAVIDLMFEMNRANGATLILVTHDVELARRCDTTVTIEAGRLA from the coding sequence ATGCTAAACAAAACTGATCCAGTCATTGAAGTGCGGGGTTTGTGCAAGAAGGTTAAGGATGCAACGGGTGAACTGACGATTCTCGAGGACATCGATCTTGCTATCGACGCCGGCAGCAGTGTGGCGATCGTCGGTGCATCCGGGTCGGGCAAGTCTACGCTGCTCGGCTTGCTTGCAGGATTGGACAGCGCAAGTTCGGGCTCGGTTCGGCTGCTCGGCCGCGAACTCACCGAACTGAACGAAGACGAGCGCGCCGCGTTGCGCAGCGGCTCAGTCGGTTTCGTGTTCCAGTCGTTTCAACTGATGCCGCATTTGACGGCGCTCGAAAACGTCACCTTGCCGCTCGAACTGCAAGGCGGCATCGGCACGCGCGAGGCTGCGGCGCGCGCGCGCGGATTGCTGGAGCAGGTGGGACTCGCCAAGCGCACCGGGCACTATCCGAAGCTGTTGTCGGGCGGCGAACAGCAGCGGGTTGCGCTTGCGCGCGCCTTTGTTACGCATCCGGCGATCCTGTTCGCCGACGAGCCGACCGGCAGTCTCGATGCAGCCACCGGTCACGCGGTGATCGATCTGATGTTCGAGATGAATCGCGCGAACGGCGCCACGTTGATACTCGTTACGCACGACGTCGAATTGGCGCGTCGCTGTGATACCACGGTGACGATCGAAGCAGGACGTCTTGCCTGA
- the pgi gene encoding glucose-6-phosphate isomerase has translation MTQNSLPSWSSLQTHYEKIHDAHMRDWFVPENDPAPTRAERFAFAGGGLAADFSKNRITDETLKLLVQLAREAGVEKRRDAMFAGEVVNPTEGRAALHTALRAVDPKAPFHAQILAERAKMTAFADKVRSGEWTGYTGKRIRYVVNIGIGGSDLGPKMVVHALHHLATPEITTHFVSNVDGADLYNVMQMVDPEETLAIIVSKTFTTLETMTNARSLRDWFVEKGCPESALAKHFVGVSANPAEVVKFGIAKENVFEMWDWVGGRYSLWSAVGLSIMIAIGPQQFGELLAGANEMDQHFRDAPLEKNLPVLLGMIGIWYRNFFGSQSYLVAPYSEALHFLPSYLQQLEMESNGKSARLDGAMVDYPTAAVTWGEPGTNGQHAFFQMLHQGPTIVPIDFIAVLTPEHPLVSHHPKLLANCFAQSEALMLGRTLEEAKKVAGADKPELAPHLVFPGNRPTSTLLVDALTARSLGALIALYEHKVLVQASVWDINPFDQWGVELGKILGKVVEADLTSASVDEKKHDSSTSALIARARAALNR, from the coding sequence ATGACGCAGAACTCGCTCCCCTCCTGGTCCTCGCTGCAGACGCATTACGAGAAGATTCACGATGCGCACATGCGCGACTGGTTCGTCCCCGAGAACGATCCCGCCCCTACCCGTGCTGAGCGCTTTGCGTTCGCGGGCGGCGGTCTCGCGGCCGATTTCTCGAAGAACCGCATCACCGACGAAACCCTGAAACTGCTGGTGCAACTCGCCCGCGAAGCCGGCGTCGAGAAACGCCGCGACGCGATGTTCGCGGGCGAAGTCGTCAACCCGACCGAAGGTCGCGCCGCGCTGCACACCGCGCTACGCGCCGTGGATCCCAAAGCGCCGTTCCATGCGCAGATCCTGGCCGAGCGCGCCAAAATGACAGCCTTCGCCGACAAGGTCCGCAGCGGCGAATGGACCGGCTATACGGGCAAGCGGATCCGCTATGTCGTGAACATCGGCATCGGCGGCTCGGACCTCGGGCCGAAGATGGTCGTGCACGCCCTGCATCATCTGGCCACGCCCGAAATCACTACGCACTTCGTGTCGAATGTGGACGGCGCGGATCTGTACAACGTGATGCAGATGGTCGATCCGGAAGAGACGCTTGCGATCATCGTCTCCAAGACTTTCACCACGCTCGAAACGATGACCAACGCGCGCTCGCTGCGCGACTGGTTCGTCGAGAAAGGCTGCCCGGAAAGCGCACTGGCGAAACACTTCGTCGGTGTGTCGGCGAACCCGGCCGAGGTGGTCAAGTTCGGTATCGCGAAAGAGAATGTGTTCGAGATGTGGGATTGGGTTGGCGGGCGTTATTCGCTGTGGTCGGCGGTGGGTCTCTCGATCATGATCGCGATCGGCCCGCAACAGTTCGGCGAACTGCTGGCCGGCGCCAACGAGATGGATCAACATTTCCGTGACGCACCGCTCGAGAAAAATCTGCCGGTGCTGCTCGGCATGATCGGCATCTGGTATCGCAACTTCTTCGGCTCGCAAAGCTATCTGGTCGCGCCGTATTCGGAAGCGCTTCATTTCCTGCCGTCGTACCTGCAACAGCTCGAGATGGAGAGCAACGGCAAGTCGGCGCGTCTGGATGGCGCAATGGTCGACTATCCGACTGCCGCCGTGACTTGGGGCGAACCGGGCACCAATGGTCAGCATGCCTTTTTTCAGATGCTGCACCAGGGTCCGACGATCGTGCCGATCGACTTCATCGCCGTGCTGACGCCCGAGCACCCGCTCGTCAGTCATCATCCGAAGCTGCTCGCGAACTGCTTCGCGCAAAGCGAAGCGTTGATGCTGGGCCGCACGCTCGAAGAAGCGAAGAAGGTTGCCGGTGCGGACAAGCCGGAACTGGCACCGCACCTGGTGTTTCCGGGCAACCGTCCGACCTCGACGCTGCTCGTCGACGCGCTCACCGCGCGTTCGCTCGGCGCATTGATCGCGCTGTACGAGCACAAGGTGCTGGTGCAGGCATCGGTATGGGACATCAATCCGTTCGATCAATGGGGTGTCGAGTTGGGCAAGATCCTTGGCAAGGTGGTCGAGGCGGATCTGACGTCGGCAAGCGTCGATGAGAAGAAGCATGACTCGTCGACATCGGCGCTGATCGCGCGAGCGCGCGCTGCCTTGAATCGATAA
- a CDS encoding NAD(P)H-hydrate dehydratase produces the protein MTVPESTLPTLISPRNRALPLLTLTDLRILETQAAAALPQHTLMSRAGKAAASYLQELITRDTSTGKSKHRVWVVAGPGNNGGDALVMAAELHLAGVAVELCMPLEVKPDDARWALDTARAAGVTITTAPPASLESYTWLVDGMFGIGLTRPLEGIFATIARQLSQRTKAKSKRGGVLALDTPSGLDGDTGTVVGERRDPGAGRSENQNDGTAVHATHTITFIGAKPGLFTAQGRDLAGTVIVAPIGIDSTARTAVQLNAPELFAAFLPPRDFATNKGTFGSLAVVGGDTGMCGAPILASRAALYTGAGKVHVAFLGDGAPPYDPPHPELMLHAIDALPLDKMDALAIGCGMGLRDRATRAMHDVLPLDVPKLFDADALNLMSTDPSLAAEVTARGVQGDPCVLTPHPLEAARLLGTGAQGVQRDRLAAARALAARFAAVVVLKGTGTVIAAPDGRVAINPTGNAALATGGTGDVLGGIIGAFLAQHLPRYEAALAGVYLHGLAADTLSAQGHGPAGLTAGELAPMVRTLLNRMFYPAAAE, from the coding sequence ATGACAGTGCCCGAATCCACGCTCCCCACGTTAATCAGCCCGCGCAACCGGGCACTGCCACTGCTCACGCTAACCGACCTGCGGATTCTTGAAACCCAGGCCGCGGCGGCCCTGCCTCAGCACACGCTGATGTCCCGTGCCGGCAAAGCCGCCGCGAGCTACCTGCAAGAACTGATCACCCGCGATACCTCGACCGGAAAATCGAAACATAGGGTATGGGTCGTAGCAGGCCCGGGCAACAACGGTGGCGATGCGTTGGTCATGGCCGCGGAGCTGCACCTGGCCGGCGTCGCCGTCGAGCTGTGCATGCCGCTTGAAGTCAAACCTGACGACGCCCGCTGGGCGCTCGACACGGCTCGCGCGGCGGGCGTGACCATCACCACGGCGCCGCCCGCCTCGCTGGAAAGCTACACATGGCTGGTCGACGGTATGTTCGGCATCGGCCTGACCCGCCCGTTGGAAGGCATCTTTGCCACCATCGCCCGGCAACTCTCGCAACGCACGAAAGCGAAGTCCAAACGGGGCGGCGTGCTGGCGCTCGACACGCCAAGCGGTCTCGACGGCGATACCGGCACGGTGGTCGGCGAGAGGCGGGACCCAGGCGCGGGACGAAGCGAAAACCAGAACGACGGAACAGCGGTTCACGCCACCCACACGATCACCTTCATCGGCGCGAAACCCGGGCTCTTCACCGCTCAGGGACGCGATCTCGCCGGCACGGTGATCGTGGCGCCGATCGGCATCGACAGCACTGCCCGCACTGCAGTGCAACTCAACGCGCCGGAACTGTTCGCCGCCTTCCTGCCGCCGCGCGACTTCGCCACCAACAAGGGCACCTTCGGCAGCCTCGCCGTGGTCGGCGGCGACACCGGCATGTGCGGCGCGCCGATCCTCGCCTCGCGCGCAGCGCTCTACACTGGCGCGGGTAAAGTGCACGTCGCTTTCCTCGGCGACGGCGCCCCGCCCTACGATCCGCCGCACCCCGAACTGATGCTGCACGCCATCGACGCTCTGCCGCTCGACAAGATGGACGCGCTCGCGATCGGTTGCGGCATGGGTCTGCGCGATCGCGCCACGCGTGCCATGCACGACGTGCTGCCGCTCGACGTCCCCAAGCTGTTCGACGCCGACGCGCTCAATCTGATGTCGACCGACCCATCGCTCGCGGCCGAAGTCACCGCGCGCGGCGTGCAAGGCGACCCGTGCGTGCTGACGCCGCACCCGCTCGAAGCCGCGCGCCTGCTCGGCACCGGCGCCCAGGGTGTGCAACGCGACCGCCTCGCCGCGGCGCGCGCACTGGCTGCGCGCTTTGCCGCCGTGGTTGTGCTGAAAGGCACGGGCACGGTCATCGCCGCGCCGGATGGCCGCGTCGCGATCAATCCGACCGGCAATGCCGCACTCGCGACCGGCGGCACGGGCGACGTGCTCGGCGGCATCATCGGCGCGTTTCTTGCCCAGCATCTGCCGCGCTACGAAGCCGCGCTCGCGGGCGTCTACCTGCACGGCCTCGCCGCCGACACGCTGAGCGCCCAAGGCCACGGCCCGGCGGGATTGACGGCGGGCGAACTCGCCCCGATGGTGCGGACCTTGCTAAACCGCATGTTCTATCCCGCTGCGGCCGAGTGA
- a CDS encoding FAD-dependent oxidoreductase, translating into MDVIVIGGGIAGVATAYQLRAAGHRVCVVERHATVAQGATYGHGGTVLPTPLDVWFGPTFMASRQGVKNGVISKTGFNGPARQFVKQLAALQEPGAFGRQYARLRPLIETSREAMADIEARFGLEFEQASGLLYLVRSEQEWKQTQTALDLLRQYEVPHHVLTPAECAAYEHSVRTEPEFAGGVLFDHERTANCPLFAKLIKQTLDTQGGVQFMLGCEVSAIRLEGQRAAVELTPRPGTASRSREVDVINADAIVVAAGYGSLPLLERLGLRLPLYPLRLHNLVAPIAHEECAPHVAIVDAVKRITVSRMNHRLRVAGGAVLQSAGQIDKPLGEALTKEALALLGQATHDWIPGAARISAALPWEGVKLLSPDGMPVIGNALHPRLFVNAGHGPAGWGLACGAGKLIADLISGKTPDVPADTLAALRADRF; encoded by the coding sequence ATGGATGTCATCGTCATTGGCGGCGGGATTGCGGGCGTCGCCACCGCTTATCAACTGCGCGCGGCAGGCCACCGGGTATGCGTCGTCGAACGCCACGCAACGGTTGCGCAAGGCGCGACTTACGGGCACGGCGGCACCGTGCTGCCGACCCCGCTCGACGTCTGGTTCGGCCCGACTTTCATGGCGAGCCGTCAGGGTGTCAAAAATGGCGTGATCAGCAAGACCGGCTTTAACGGGCCGGCACGCCAGTTCGTCAAGCAACTGGCCGCCTTGCAGGAGCCTGGGGCGTTCGGCCGCCAGTACGCGCGGCTGCGTCCGCTGATCGAAACGTCGCGTGAGGCGATGGCCGATATCGAGGCGCGCTTCGGACTGGAATTCGAACAGGCAAGCGGCCTGCTCTATCTCGTGCGTTCCGAGCAGGAATGGAAGCAGACACAAACCGCGCTCGATCTGCTGCGCCAGTATGAAGTGCCGCATCACGTGCTGACGCCGGCCGAATGCGCCGCGTACGAGCATTCCGTGCGGACCGAGCCGGAATTCGCCGGCGGCGTGCTGTTCGACCACGAGCGCACGGCCAATTGCCCGCTTTTCGCCAAATTGATCAAGCAGACCCTCGATACGCAGGGCGGCGTGCAATTCATGCTCGGCTGCGAAGTCTCGGCGATCCGCCTCGAAGGTCAGCGCGCCGCGGTGGAGCTGACGCCGCGGCCGGGCACGGCATCGCGTTCACGCGAAGTCGACGTGATCAACGCCGACGCGATTGTTGTCGCCGCGGGTTACGGCAGCCTGCCGCTGCTCGAACGTCTCGGGCTGCGGCTGCCGCTGTACCCGTTGCGTCTGCATAACCTGGTCGCGCCGATCGCGCATGAGGAATGCGCGCCGCACGTCGCGATTGTGGATGCCGTGAAGCGCATTACCGTCAGCCGCATGAATCATCGGCTGCGGGTTGCGGGCGGCGCGGTCTTGCAGAGCGCAGGTCAGATCGACAAACCGCTCGGCGAGGCGTTGACGAAGGAAGCGCTGGCGCTGCTGGGCCAGGCGACGCATGACTGGATTCCGGGCGCCGCCCGGATCTCCGCGGCCCTGCCGTGGGAAGGCGTCAAACTGCTGTCGCCGGATGGAATGCCTGTGATCGGCAATGCGCTTCACCCGCGTTTGTTCGTCAACGCCGGACATGGCCCGGCAGGCTGGGGTCTGGCATGCGGTGCGGGCAAACTGATCGCCGACCTGATCTCGGGCAAGACCCCGGACGTTCCCGCGGACACCCTGGCGGCGCTGCGCGCGGACCGGTTCTAG